Sequence from the Fodinibius salicampi genome:
CAAATAACCTCATTTTTTTTGTACCATCTTCAATGATTTCCATATCCACATCCCAGCTTTCGGTTGTGGAAGTGAGGGAATCACTCAGTGCTTCGTCCACCTGTGCACTCTGTTCTTCGGAGAGCTCGCCGCAAGAGGATATAGAGATGGTCAGAAGAAGACTGAATAGAAATAGTCTGAAAATTTTAATGTTATGTTGTTCCAAAATATCGATCACCTGCATCACCTAATCCGGGGACGATAAATGCATCGTCGTTGAGTTTTTCATCAATGGCTGCCGTAATGGTATGGACATCGGGATGTTTTGAGCCGATTCTTTCCAATCCTTCCGGGGCACAGATTAACGAAATAAAACGCAAATGTTGTGCGCCTTCCTTTTTAAGAAAGGATATGGCGTCATCAGCACTGCCGCCGGTTGCCAGCATCGGGTCAACGACCAAAACCAGGGCATCCTCAACCCCGTCGGGAATATTGGAATAATAGTCCACGGGCTCGTGGGTGCTCTCATCCCGGTACATCCCCAAATGTCCCACTTTGGCATCCGGTATAAATTGAAGCAGGGCATCGGAGAGGCCAAGGCCGGCCCGTAAAATCGGGACTACAATAATATCCTGGTCTATATCATAACCAGTTGTTTTTTCGATAGGGGTTTCTACTTCGAACTCTTTTAAAGGCAGTTCTTTAAGCGCATGATATGCTAAAATAATTGCAATACGCTTAAGCGCCGATCGAAAATCATCGGTAGAAGTATTGACGTCCCGCAAGATGGTCAAATCCCTGTTAATAACAGGATGTTCAATTAATGTCAGATGCTCGAAAGATTGACTATCCATAATTATCGCTGATTAGGATTCAGGCGAACTGTGATCTCTGCTGAAATATTTTTGAGTAATTTGATATGCTTTTCCTGAAAGTGCAAACAGCGCAACAATGTTGAAGAAAGCCATAAGTCCGAGCATAACGTCACCAAATGCCCAGATAGTAGTTAGGGTAACAACGGCGCCGAAAAAGTGCATAGCTACAAAGACAACCCGATACCAAAAGATAGATTCGAAACCTAACAGGTATTGAGCAGCCCGATCTCCGTAATAGCTCCAGCTAATAGAAGTGGAGATAGCGAAGAGAAGCACTGCAAAGGTAACTACGTAACCTCCACCGGGGAATAAGGGATTTAAACCAATTTCAAAGGCACGGATTGTAAGTGGGGCACCATTTTCAACTATTCCGCCATGGAGCTGGGACAATTCGGTGTCACCTTTTGTATAAACAGCAACGGCACTATAAGTGTCGCTGCCTTCTGATTTAGTAAGTTCAATACGCCCGGTAAAAGGCTCGCTGTAATTGGCATCGGTATACATGGTATCTACCGGAATATTATAGTGTTCCATTGTACCGTTCTCTGGTACCCCATCACTAAAATAGAGCGTTTCGGAAGCACTACCGGCCGCTTTTTCAGAGAGAGTGTAGGAGAAGGAATCGGTAGAGGGATTTACCGTTGTTTTATGCTGCATATCCCACGCTCCGGTAGAAACAATCACCAAGCCGGTCATGGTACAAATAATGAGTGTGTCAATGAACGGTTCCAGCAGGGCAACCACACCTTCACGAACGGGTTCATCCGTTTTGGCGGCAGAGTGTGCAATGGGAGCGGAACCCTGGCCCGCCTCGTTAGAAAATATTCCCCGCTGTACTCCATAGCTGAGGGTGAAAATCAGGGCACCGGACCCCACTCCAAGGGCGCCTGCTTGCGGATTAAATGCATAGCCGACGATCATTTGGAGGGAAGGAATAATTTGATCGTAATTAAGAATAAGAATAACTAAAGCTCCAAGTACATAAAGAATTCCCATAAAGGGGACCAGCTTGGAAGTTACTTTCCCAATACGTTTAATACCCCCCAAAATTACAGCTGCAACCAAGCTGGCGGTAATAAGACCTGTTACCACCGTTGGAATCTGAAAATCACTTTGCATTACGTCAGCTACGGTATTGGCTTGGACGGCATTACCCGTTAAAAAGGCACAAATAGCAGCGGAAACGGCAAAAGCCACCGCAAGCCATTTCCAGTTTGATCCAAGTCCCCGCTCAATATAATACATGGGACCTCCAGAAACGGTACCGTCAGGATTGGTTTCACGATATTCCTGGGCCAACGTAACCTCTGTGAATTTAATAGCCATCCCAAAAATAGCGGTAACCCACATCCAGAAGAGTGCTCCGGGACCACCATAATGAATTGCCAGGGCTACACCAGCAATATTTCCAATACCTACCGTTGCTGATAACGCCGTAGTTAATGCCTGAAAGTGATTAATGTCCCCCTCATCTTCCGGGTCATCGTAGAAACCGGTCACCACTTTAAGCCCATGAGCAAAGCGCCTGACCTGTACGAATCCCAGCCGGAATGTAATAAAAACTCCGAAGGCAAGCAGCAGTACTACCATCGCAGGCAGACTTTCGGGCGTGTTCCAAATTAGATTTTCAAGAAAGGCAATAATTCGTTCAAAAGTTTCCATGGACTGTTATTGGCTTAGATTTTTTATATACAATCAGGCTGAATGTATAAAAAGATTTCCGAATTTTTTAGATTAAATTTAGCCTAAGCTATGACTATCCATTAAAAAACGTTAAAATATAAGTAATTGAAAGGATGTATTTTTTTAAATTAAGGATAGGCTTCTTAAAGCAGGATGCTTCTGTACACTCAAGCTGTTATTTTATTGGGTATGGAAGTTGCAAGTGTTAGTAGGGTGTATTAAATATTTATAGGCTATTTAAATTCTAAATTGAGTTTAATATAAGACAGTATAAAAGGTGAATTCTTATGACTAAAGCAGATATAGTAGATGTAATTGCTTCTTCAACAGGTTTAACAAAAGTCGAAACTGAAGCCGTAGTCAATGGTTTTATGGAAACGGTTATAGATGCTATGAAAAGGGGGGAACATATAGAGCTACGAGGTTTCGGAAGTTTTAAAGTTGTAAAGCGAGCACAACGCGTAGCCCGAAATCCCAAGACAAATGAAGAGGTCATTGTACCGGAACAATACGTTCCTGTTTTAAAAATGTCTAAGATATTTAAAGAACAGGTAGACGAAGCTATGAAAGAGAAAGAAGAGGGATAATACTTATACTCCTGATATAATAGCTACAACACTCCTGACTCTGAAGAAATATTCCCCCAGACGTAGTGATATTGATTAAATCATAGCTTATGATTTTACGCAGCCACTTGATTATGCAGCGTATGGTCTGCCAGCTTAATAACTCTGTTTGATTTAATAAGTAATTCCTGAAGAATACGAAGCACAAATTTATGCACCTCATTCAGACTGTTAAGATCGGAAAAAGTGTACTGGAAGTAGGATAAAAGGTTAACTGCAGTTAAATATTTACCGCTTGGCGTACCATCGACCTCAACATGCCAGCGACTGATAATATCATCATCAGCAAGCAGATCGTTTACCTTATGATTAATTTCTTCCATCCACTGACTGGCAGCTTCTACTTTGTGATAACCATTTTGTGCAGAGAGATCAGGATTTGAGGCCCTTTCATTAAAAAGCCAGGTAACTTCAATATCAATATCAGGTGAAATAGAAGTGCTAACCATATTTTCTTCTTGGAGAAAAGGATGCTCTTCCATGCCTTTTAACTGCTTGGCAAGAACGGTTTCACGGAAACGGTCCCAATCAAAATTAATTGCAATTGCTTTGATAAAATCAGAATCCTGACTTACATCGATTTTGATTTCCAGTCCCGTTGCATTTATTCTATCTTCATCCCAGGTGCGAAATGATTGAATAGAGATCTCTCTTCTTTGAAGGTCGCTTTCTATCCGGTTGACTACAGAATTAAAAATCGGATATTTCATTCGTTGAGCCTGTTTAATATTAGTTATTCGGAACGTCTCTTTTAGTTAATTAAGCATGAACAATTATTACACGTTAATATATTTAAACCGCGAGATAAAAGAAAAAATCTGTGATGGTTTTTTTGACTTCGCTATTAGTCCCCATAAAGATGTTCTGCATATTTATATAAAAACAAAGGAAGAGACCTATAGATTGATTTTTAGTGCGAATTCGCGGGAAACAGCTCTCTTTCTGGATTATTATCGTCCACCCAAAAAGCGTAACGTGCTTGATTTTTTTTCTTCTCTGGAGGGGCAAGAAGTGAGCGAGGTGAGTCTGGCAAAAAAGGATCGGTTGCTGTCTGTTTATTTTGAAAATGGCAAACATCTTTTGTTTAAGCTGTTTAGCGGACGTCCCAATGTTTTTTTAGTGGATAACAACCAAATTACAGATGCCTTTAAAAACCCTGAAAGTCATAAAGGCGAGGCACCTCCTGAACCGATGGCACCGGACTTTAAGGAAGAAGTAAGTCCCAAAAGGAGTGCGAAAAACCAGATGACGGAAGTGAATCCATTGCTTCCGAGAAATTTACTTCCTTATCTTATCGAACAGCATGATGTAGAAGAAATGCCGCCAGCGAAAGTCAAGGCTTTTACCCGGCAGGTGACACAGGCATTGAGGGAGGATCCGCATCCCCGGGTATTGAAAACCGGTGACTTTTGTCTGTGGTCAAGGGAATGGCTGGATATATCAACAAATAAACAATGCTCGGAAGTAAATGATTGTGTAGCGTATGCCTATAAAAATGCGGTTCATTTGCGTCGGCTGCATAATAAGAAGGAAGATATCGTACGATTTTTGAAACGGACAGTAGAGCAAAAAGAGGGGACCATAGCCCAATTGTCCCAATCCAAAAAGAGTCTGGAACGGGCTGACCGATATGAAAAGTATGGTCACCTGTTGATGGCACATGCCCATGAATCGATCTCTCCGGGAACTGAAAGCATTACCATCAAAGATTTTTATGAAGATGATGAAGAGATAACTATTCCATTGCAGGAGGGTCGGGACATTGCGCAGAACGCTGAATACTATTATGAAAAAGCCAAAGATGCGCGAAAATCCTATGAAAATGCTCAAAAAAGACTGCCTGTGGAAAAAGAAAAGCTGGAAACGCTTCAAAAGTTATTGGATGAAATAGATCAGATTGAACGGTTGCCAGATCTAAATTCGTGGATTAAGGATCACAAAAAGAAATTGCAGCAGATTGGCTTTGGCGATAGTGATGACAAACAGGCAAAATCGCCATATAGGAAATTCAAGGTGGGGAAATATGAAGTTTGGATCGGAAAAAATGCGAAAAGTAATGATCAGCTTACCAGCCGGGCCCACAAGGAGGATATCTGGTTGCACGCCCGGGGAGTAGGTGGATCGCATGTAGTAATTCGGATGGGAAATCAAAAAGATTATCCTCCCAAGAATGTTATCTTAAAAGCTGCAGGATTTGCAGCCTATTATTCAAAGGCTCAGGGAATGAAAACAGCACCTGTGATGTATACAAAGCGGAAATATGTGAGGAAACCCAAAGGAGCAGCCCCGGGGGCAGTAGTTGTGGAGCGGGAGGAGGTTGAGATGGTACCTCCGATTAATCCCCAGGAAATAAATTAAGTAAAGGAGGATAGATAGAGTATGATGAAACATTTGTCGGACGGTACGAATATTTTTCTAAGCGGCTTTATGGGAACCGGTAAATCAACTATTGGGCGCCTACTGGCCGATAAGTTGGAATGTTCTTTTATGGATTTGGATGATTACGTAGAGAAAAAGGAAGGTAAATCCATTCCTGATATTTTTGAGGAATCCGGGGAGAAGGGATTTCGGGATCTTGAAAAACAGGTATTATTAGAGGTATGTAAGGAGTTTGAAGGGGTGGTGGCCCTGGGCGGAGGGAGCCTGCAAAATCAGCATTTGGTAGATCATCTGAAATTGAACGGTATTCTTGTGTTTTTAAAGACGCCATTTCCGATTATTTTAGACCGCATCTGTAAAGATGTGAATCGTCCCCTGTTATTAGATGAGGAAGGAAATCCCAAGGATCGGGAAAAGCTTCGCCGGGAACTAAAATTACTTTATGAAAAACGGTTACCGCTCTATGAACAGGCTCCAATCATTTTAAAAACAGGGGGTGATAAAACCCCTGAAGAAGAAGTAGAAATTTTGATTAATAAAATTCGTAACCATGTCGCATAACATCGATGTCTCGGTATCACTTAACAAACGGTATTCCATCCACGTGGAGAAAAATGTAGAAAAAGCTTTTTTTGACTTTTGTGCTGATCGTTATTCAAAAGAAAAGGTGATTCTCGTAGTCGATGAAAAAGTATATGAACTGCATGAAACCAAAATAGAATCAATGTGCAGCCGGTATTTCGAGAACTTATTTGTTTTAAAAATACCGCAGGGAGAGAGCTCGAAATCACTTAGCCAGTGGCAACAGTTAGTTAATGAGATTTTAGCAGAGGGCGTAGAGCGAAATACTCCTTTGGTAGCAATTGGGGGTGGCGTTACAGGGGATCTGGCCGGTTATGTAGCTGCTTCGGTGCTTCGGGGGATCCCGCTTATTCATCTGCCGACTACCTTATTAGCGATGGTAGATAGTTCAATTGGAGGTAAGACGGGACTTAATCACGATACTGGAAAAAATCTGATTGGAGCATTTTACCAGCCGGATGCAGTATTTGCTGATGTAGAATTTTTAGAAACACTTGAACAGAGAGAGTGGATTACCGGAATGGCAGAAATTATAAAATATGGGGCTATTCGCAGCCCGGAACTGTTCAGTCAGCTCGAAAAGCTGAAGGATAACTTATCGGCTGATGATGGAGAATGGATAGAGGTGATTCGTGAAAGCGCACGCATAAAAACGGATATTGTTCAGGAGGATACGCTCGAGGCCGGTAAGAGAGCGCACCTTAATTTTGGCCATACCTTTGGACATGCACTGGAACGCGTAGCCGGGTATGGAAGTATTTCCCACGGAGAGGCGGTCTTTGCGGGGATGATAGCGGCCACTTATTTTTCGAAGGAACTGGGGCACCCGATAGATGATACGGTTTTTACCCCATTTATGTCGCTTTATAAGCAGCAAATCCAGTCATTCCCTTCCCAGCCGGACAAGCTAATAGAGGCGATGAAAACGGATAAAAAAGTGAAAAATAATATCATCCAATTAGTGTTATTGAAAGAGTGGGGTTCGCCTTATATTAAACCATGCACAGATCTATCGAAACTAAAAGCGGCCTGGAACTACACGATAGATCAATTTAACTGATTATACAATTGAGAAACAAGTAATTGATTCTTCGCTGGCTACATAAAAGTTGGAAATATCTGTGGGGAATCATCCTGACAGTTATTCTTATTTTGCTTATAGTATCGGCAAGTGTTATAGGACTACTACAGCTTGATATTACTCAGGGCTATCTGCTTGACAGGGTCAAGGACAGGATATCCCAAGATTATAAGACACAGATTACGATAGGGGATGTACAGGGTTTTTTACCCTTCAATATCGAGTTAAGGGAGGTGGTGATTGCAAATGGTGATTCAAGTCGCACAGATACCCTGGCAAAGATCGATGGTGTTACCAGTCACATTGATATATGGGGATTTTTGCAAAACAAGGTAACAATTACCGGCTTTACTCTTGAAAATCCTGAAATTTGGGTGCGAAGGAGTGCAGATGGCCGCATTGTGTTTTTGGAAAGAAAAGAGGCACGACAGGATACGTCATCTTCAGAAAGACGCTGGTTGAATAACGTAGAAATATTAGCCCCGCAGATAGAAATAATTGAGGGTACAGCGCACTTAGAATCCTTGACAGAAGATGGGGACCTTGTACATTTGCCATCCCGGGTTACCTTATCAAATCTTAATACCCAGTTCTTTTTGGAGTGGACCGGTAATCAGCGTTATTTAGATATCGATCAATTTTCCGCAACAACTGAGGACCTGAATGCCAAAAAATTTTCTATAACGGGACAGGTATACAGTGACCGGCAATTTTTGGAGTTTAATTCCTTTTTTATGAATATCGGTCAAGCCGAAGTTATTATTAATGGGGAGATTGAGGGATTAGATCTTGGAAGTCCGGGGATCAGGGAGCAATTTTTATCTTCCAATTATGATTTAGGAGTGATGGCTACTTCTTTATATCCCAGGGAACTCAGAGAATTTCTTCCGGTAATACCAGATATAGAAGGTCCCTTTGCTCTTCAACTTTATACCGAAGGAAATACAGAGTCGCTTTGGGTAGAGGAAGTTTCTATTGAAAAAGGTGAAAGTTTTTTCAGGTTAAATGGTGAGTTTCAAAACCTTACGGAATCCAATCTTTTTACTTATGAGGCGAGTATTGATAGCTTAAATCTTCGGAGCGAAGATTTAGCTCCTATTCTTGATACGCTCCGTCGGCCAGAATACCGGGCGCTGGAAGATTTGTCAATGCGGGGCAGTGCATCGGGAACTCTCGACTCTATATATGTGGATGTGGCGATGAGTTCTCCTATTGGCTCTATGGATTTGCAGGGCGGGAGCCAATTAAAGTCACCTTATAGGTACGAGGGAGCATTGGATGGGCAAAATATTGATATTAGCTGGATGGTACCAACCGTCTTTGATACGACCTCTATAAATATGACAGCCCAATTATCGGGATCAGGCATAACTCTTGAAGAATCTGCTACGGATTTCGAAGCCTCCTTTACTCAAAGTTTATTTGACCAGCAGACGATTGACCAGGTGGAACTTTCATCATCCTTATACGGAGGATTATGGAGCCAAAAGTTTCAATACCAGAATGGAGGACAGGTTATTACAGGATCAGGCGAAATTGACTTTAGTCGTGAGCGGCCTCCGGTTACCATGAAAGGAGAGGCCCGGAATATAAATTTAACCGATTTTGCAAGAGATTCTGTGATTGCTTCTACCGATCTGGATTTTACATACAGTATAGAAGCGGCTGGACTATCGCTGGACGAAATACGGGGACAAGCAAATTTTGATGTGGCTCCTTCAGTTATTGGGGGCGATTCAGTCGAGGCCCATCAATTTTATGCAGATATTAGCAATATAGGTGAGCAACGGCGTTCATTTCGCCTTACCAGCTCCCTTTTGGATATGAATGTAGAGGGACAATTGTATCCTAAAGTAATTATGAACCAGTTTCGATTTTGGTCGGCTTACTTAAAGGAGCGTTACCGAAAAGAGATTAGCATGAATGATGGAGAAGTACAACGGGCAATTTCAGCGCCGGAAGAAAGCGTAATCATTGATGGAAATATTACCTTAAAAAACCTGAATCTTATCAAGAAGTATATTCCAGTATTTCCTTCTATACATACTGATTCTCGTATTGCTTTTAATATGAATGCGGATGCAGACCGATTGCTGTTCTCCACTGAGATGCAAGCCGATACATTATCATTTAATAGCTGGGCTAGTCAGAATAGCCAAATTCAGTTCACCGGCAGTTTTCGCAGTGATCGTACGCTAAAGGAATTTTCATCCGTTGATTTCCGGGCAGATATCGGAACCTATACTTCTAACACTTTTAATATGGATTCCCTTGGAATCGTAGCCACCTTAGAACAGGATTCTCTCTATTACCGGCAGGCTATCAAGAATATTGGTGAAAATGCGCGCTTTAATCTTGAGCTTAACGGCGCACTTTCAGATAGCTCTGCATTAGTTTACATCAATGATTTTTTTCTGGGTAACGAAAGCTATGCATGGAGAAATCAGGATGTTCCTACTTTAGAGGTAGAAGGAACGCATAGAATTCAGTTCAACGATTTCAGGTTCGCTAATCAAAATGAATACCTGCAGCTTCAGGGAGCCTGGAGCCAGAGTAGTGAGGATTCCCTTTCATATACGCTAAGAGATATAAATTTAGAACGTATTTCTGAGTTAGTGGATGGAGAGGTTAGTTTTAAAGGGGTGCTCAATGGGGAATTAATGACCAAGTCTATTACAGAGCAACCAACGGTACAAGGTTCCTTCAATATAAGCAGGTTGGCGCTTAACAATCGTACGGTAGGGGATCTGCAGTTTAACAGTCAATATAATGCTGATGCTGATCGCTTTGATACTCGTATTGAAGTATTTACAGATCCCCAAAAGTATGAGGACTATCTGGAAGCGAACGATGGAATTCAACAGCATTTTGTACTCGATGGTTATATAGGCGGAGGGTCAGGCCAGGGCAACGAAGATGATTTGTATCACTTTGATGCCGATTTTAAACAGATCGATATATGGTTAGTCCCTTTAATTGTGGACAATCTTTTCCAGCAGATGGAGGGACAGGCTGTGGGGCAAGGGTATATAAGTGGAGATCTGGAAGATTTTGACTTCCACGGCGAATTTGATGTACAGAATGCTTTCATAAAACCCCGGTTTTTAAACACGAACTATTTTGTAAATGGGGGAGTTACGGTAGATCGCCAAGATGGCGTTATCCTTGATTCACTTGAGGTAATTGATACTAAGGGAGGATCAGGAAAAGTTTGGGGCACAATCGATCTTAACGATTTTAATCCATTGACATACCTGGATTTAACTTTTACAATGGACCGCCTGCAATTTTTGAACAGCACTATGGATCCCGATGTGCCGTTTTTTGGAAATATCTCAGGAACGGGTACACTCAGACTTAGCGGATCCAATGCTGATCTTTATTTGCGAACCAATAATCCCATACAGGTAACAAGTGATTCAAAAGTTTCTATCCCTTTACTTGAAGAAACTGAACTGACTGAAACGGGGCGGTTTATACAATTTGTGGATTCTTTTGAGGAACGTTTTGATTCTCCTACAGCCGCTGGCGAGGAGGGAACCAGCAGGGAGGAGGAAATCAGGAATAGCCTCGAAGATATGACATTCAGTGAACGTTTTGATCTGGATCTGCAATTTAATACCGCCCAGGATATAGCTGTCAACCTTATTTTTGATCCGGTTACCGGGGAGGAGTTAAATGCCCGCGGTTCTGGACAGATGCGTATATCCATGCAGAACCAGGAAGTCCAGATGTTTGGCAGATATCAAATTAACAGCGGAAGTTATCAGTTTGTAACCGGGGAGATTATCAGCAGGCGACTGCAACTTCGCCCCGGCGGAACCATCGTATGGGAAGGACCTCCTGATAATGCCCGGTTAGATATCAGTGCCGTTTATCGCGCGCGTCCTAATATTTCAACACTTTCAGCTGAAGGGTCTGTAGGCTCACAAAATCGCAGTAATAGTCAGCAGGTACCCGTTGATCTTATAGTGGATATAACGGGTACATTGAATAGTGTAGAAAATAGTTATTATTTTGAGTTGCCGAGTTCGCTGGATATTTCATCAAATTCCACATTATCATATACCATCAATCAGATCAACCGGGATGAACAGCAAAAATTGCTGCAGGCAACCAGTATTCTGTTTACGGGACAATTTATTCCAACCCAGGGAGCAGGTAGCGCAACAACATCATTAAGCCAAAATTTAACCCGTGGTTCAACGGTATTGAACCCGCTGCTTTCAAACCAAGTAATTAGCCCCTTGCTTTCCAACCAGATCAATGCGTTATTAAACAGCGATGTAAGCAGACTGGATGTGGATTTCAATCTAAATGCCTATAATGAAGTTGATTTAGGAATTGCATTGAGTTTGTATAACGACCGCCTCATTTTAAGAAGGGAAGGCCAATTAACCGGTGGAAACGCTCAAACGACTCTAGGAGATCGAATTGGGGATCTGAACGCAACATATCGGATTAATCGGCGTCTCTCGCTAACGGCCTTCCATCGGCAAAATCAAATTTTGAGTAATTTTGGCGCACAATCACAGGCGGGAGATGTAACACCGAGTGTAGATGGTATAGGATTAGAAGCAATGTTTCAATTTAATACGTGGCAAGAGCTTTTTGATCGAATTACCGGTACCTCCGATACAAGTTCTGCGCGAAAAGAGGAAGAAGCCTCAGTATCTGATACTGATACTGAATAGAAAATTTAACATTACAGTTTAAAAAATATTTAATGAGTAAAAGCAAACGAGAAACATTTGAAGAGATTATTCTGGATATATTACAGAATAATCCTGAAGCACAAATTCCATTTGAAGCCTTACAGAACATACTGCAGGTTGAAGGTGGCAAAGACAATCAGCGGCTCAAGAGTGCTATTAACAGCCTGTTTGACCGTAATTTGATTGTCAAGCGTAGAGGAGGGGATATTCAACTGGCCTCTGGAAATGGAAAAAAAGAAAGACCAGCAAATAGTAATGTAGTAATAGGTAAGATTGATATCAGCCGTCGCGGAACAGGTTACCTGATCACCGAGGA
This genomic interval carries:
- a CDS encoding translocation/assembly module TamB domain-containing protein, which translates into the protein MLIVSASVIGLLQLDITQGYLLDRVKDRISQDYKTQITIGDVQGFLPFNIELREVVIANGDSSRTDTLAKIDGVTSHIDIWGFLQNKVTITGFTLENPEIWVRRSADGRIVFLERKEARQDTSSSERRWLNNVEILAPQIEIIEGTAHLESLTEDGDLVHLPSRVTLSNLNTQFFLEWTGNQRYLDIDQFSATTEDLNAKKFSITGQVYSDRQFLEFNSFFMNIGQAEVIINGEIEGLDLGSPGIREQFLSSNYDLGVMATSLYPRELREFLPVIPDIEGPFALQLYTEGNTESLWVEEVSIEKGESFFRLNGEFQNLTESNLFTYEASIDSLNLRSEDLAPILDTLRRPEYRALEDLSMRGSASGTLDSIYVDVAMSSPIGSMDLQGGSQLKSPYRYEGALDGQNIDISWMVPTVFDTTSINMTAQLSGSGITLEESATDFEASFTQSLFDQQTIDQVELSSSLYGGLWSQKFQYQNGGQVITGSGEIDFSRERPPVTMKGEARNINLTDFARDSVIASTDLDFTYSIEAAGLSLDEIRGQANFDVAPSVIGGDSVEAHQFYADISNIGEQRRSFRLTSSLLDMNVEGQLYPKVIMNQFRFWSAYLKERYRKEISMNDGEVQRAISAPEESVIIDGNITLKNLNLIKKYIPVFPSIHTDSRIAFNMNADADRLLFSTEMQADTLSFNSWASQNSQIQFTGSFRSDRTLKEFSSVDFRADIGTYTSNTFNMDSLGIVATLEQDSLYYRQAIKNIGENARFNLELNGALSDSSALVYINDFFLGNESYAWRNQDVPTLEVEGTHRIQFNDFRFANQNEYLQLQGAWSQSSEDSLSYTLRDINLERISELVDGEVSFKGVLNGELMTKSITEQPTVQGSFNISRLALNNRTVGDLQFNSQYNADADRFDTRIEVFTDPQKYEDYLEANDGIQQHFVLDGYIGGGSGQGNEDDLYHFDADFKQIDIWLVPLIVDNLFQQMEGQAVGQGYISGDLEDFDFHGEFDVQNAFIKPRFLNTNYFVNGGVTVDRQDGVILDSLEVIDTKGGSGKVWGTIDLNDFNPLTYLDLTFTMDRLQFLNSTMDPDVPFFGNISGTGTLRLSGSNADLYLRTNNPIQVTSDSKVSIPLLEETELTETGRFIQFVDSFEERFDSPTAAGEEGTSREEEIRNSLEDMTFSERFDLDLQFNTAQDIAVNLIFDPVTGEELNARGSGQMRISMQNQEVQMFGRYQINSGSYQFVTGEIISRRLQLRPGGTIVWEGPPDNARLDISAVYRARPNISTLSAEGSVGSQNRSNSQQVPVDLIVDITGTLNSVENSYYFELPSSLDISSNSTLSYTINQINRDEQQKLLQATSILFTGQFIPTQGAGSATTSLSQNLTRGSTVLNPLLSNQVISPLLSNQINALLNSDVSRLDVDFNLNAYNEVDLGIALSLYNDRLILRREGQLTGGNAQTTLGDRIGDLNATYRINRRLSLTAFHRQNQILSNFGAQSQAGDVTPSVDGIGLEAMFQFNTWQELFDRITGTSDTSSARKEEEASVSDTDTE